From Segatella copri, the proteins below share one genomic window:
- a CDS encoding glycosyl hydrolase family 8 — MKTWMCALMLALSTGASANFNPDGTIQKVIPTLRGVGLTNARSHIQIDRYSALQGKGIGIDYLDKNNCFAGWKTLFPKSNTALIYNKVDFGNEKVEEIIVRAKSSKGGVLVVRADGKKGNIIAKVKIPKSAAWKNIRAQVLHAPLGVHALHVSLQSGADVEVDWLGFDALPWEKGAFETHQYRNLFAEMGYKQADIDRKVNEVFNDVFYGKNKVYFEVGDSMGYVSDIKNNDVRTEGMSYGMMAAVQFDKKDIFDRLWRWSKKYMQHQEGPYKGYFAWSCKTDGTRNAQGAASDGELYFVTSLIFASNRWGNDTGINYLKEAQYILDCSMQKAGMDRTAPLINLEHQLITFTPDHWGGKFTDPSYHLPAFYEVWAKWANDGRSQFWKECAEKSREFLHKCINEKTGLNPDYCNYDGSLMKTGQLLGDAFRYDSWRVPMNIALDYSWACKDKEWQQKYANTLQNFLYSKGIDSFLDQYNVDGTMVEDILPAGTAPKALRHSIGFVATSAAASLVSNHVKGREFVSHFWNAKHEPDKEGFFDGYYDGLLRLFAFMHLSGRYQIIEPQ, encoded by the coding sequence ATGAAAACATGGATGTGTGCCTTGATGCTGGCGTTATCGACAGGAGCTTCAGCGAACTTCAATCCTGACGGAACGATACAGAAGGTGATACCTACGCTAAGAGGTGTGGGATTGACGAACGCTCGTTCGCATATTCAGATTGACCGCTATTCTGCGCTGCAAGGCAAGGGTATTGGTATTGATTATCTGGATAAGAACAACTGCTTTGCCGGCTGGAAGACTCTCTTCCCTAAATCGAATACAGCTCTTATATATAATAAGGTGGATTTCGGTAATGAGAAGGTGGAAGAAATCATCGTTCGTGCCAAGTCTTCAAAGGGCGGTGTGCTCGTAGTCAGAGCCGATGGCAAGAAGGGTAATATCATTGCTAAGGTGAAGATTCCAAAGTCGGCAGCCTGGAAGAATATCCGTGCCCAGGTGCTCCATGCTCCTCTCGGTGTTCATGCTCTCCATGTATCCTTGCAGAGTGGAGCCGATGTTGAGGTTGACTGGCTGGGCTTTGATGCGTTGCCTTGGGAAAAGGGAGCTTTCGAAACTCACCAGTATCGTAATCTCTTTGCCGAGATGGGCTATAAGCAGGCTGATATAGACAGAAAGGTGAACGAAGTGTTCAATGATGTATTCTACGGTAAGAACAAGGTTTATTTCGAGGTGGGCGATTCCATGGGATATGTCAGCGATATAAAGAACAATGATGTGAGAACCGAAGGCATGTCGTATGGAATGATGGCTGCCGTGCAGTTTGACAAGAAGGACATCTTCGACCGTCTCTGGCGATGGAGCAAGAAATACATGCAGCATCAGGAAGGACCTTATAAGGGCTATTTCGCATGGAGCTGCAAGACTGATGGAACAAGAAATGCGCAGGGAGCCGCATCGGATGGTGAACTCTATTTCGTAACTTCGCTCATCTTTGCATCCAACCGATGGGGCAATGATACGGGCATCAACTATCTGAAGGAAGCGCAGTATATTCTGGATTGCAGCATGCAGAAGGCGGGAATGGACCGCACAGCTCCGCTTATCAATCTCGAACATCAGCTCATCACCTTTACGCCCGATCATTGGGGCGGGAAGTTTACCGATCCTTCTTACCATCTCCCTGCCTTTTACGAGGTTTGGGCGAAATGGGCTAACGACGGACGGTCCCAGTTCTGGAAGGAGTGTGCTGAGAAAAGCCGTGAGTTCCTGCATAAGTGCATCAATGAGAAGACGGGCTTGAACCCGGACTATTGCAACTATGATGGCAGTCTGATGAAGACCGGTCAGTTGTTGGGTGATGCATTCCGTTATGACTCATGGCGAGTTCCAATGAACATAGCGCTCGATTATTCCTGGGCTTGTAAGGATAAGGAGTGGCAGCAGAAATATGCCAATACGCTACAGAACTTCCTGTATAGTAAGGGCATTGATTCTTTCCTGGACCAGTATAATGTAGATGGAACGATGGTAGAAGATATTCTGCCGGCAGGTACAGCTCCTAAGGCACTCCGCCATTCTATCGGTTTTGTTGCCACTTCGGCTGCGGCTTCATTGGTCAGCAATCATGTGAAGGGTAGGGAATTCGTCAGTCATTTCTGGAATGCCAAACATGAACCAGACAAAGAAGGCTTCTTCGATGGCTATTACGACGGACTGTTGCGTCTCTTCGCCTTCATGCATCTGAGTGGCCGTTATCAGATTATCGAACCTCAATAA
- a CDS encoding acetylxylan esterase has product MYNIFNKIVRLFCLCVFLFGHSSADAQNKELPVDINPYFGPVGKQPVVPNAAGFIQRWLLLEPISMPVKSNVVFTDSYLKEIFHTQYFPKQMETVPKDGAVVKVGKEKLKWHALDSKLFNVKLFRFATSFKKSKYGVLFWAVTIIDCPEEMKDVRLSVGSNGASMWWLNGEEAVMLEGDRRMVRDDVVSKKLTLKKGRNILRGAVINGPGMSDFCVRFIDGQGKPVRNLSIHVK; this is encoded by the coding sequence ATGTACAACATTTTCAATAAAATAGTTAGATTGTTTTGTTTATGTGTATTCCTTTTTGGACATTCCTCTGCGGATGCCCAAAATAAGGAATTACCTGTAGACATTAATCCTTATTTCGGACCTGTCGGCAAGCAGCCCGTCGTGCCCAATGCGGCTGGCTTTATTCAGAGATGGTTGCTTTTGGAGCCAATCTCTATGCCGGTCAAGAGCAATGTCGTTTTTACTGATTCTTATCTGAAGGAGATATTCCATACGCAGTATTTCCCTAAACAGATGGAAACAGTTCCTAAGGATGGAGCCGTCGTGAAGGTGGGCAAGGAAAAACTGAAATGGCATGCGCTGGATAGTAAACTGTTTAATGTCAAGCTCTTCCGTTTCGCTACTTCGTTTAAGAAGTCCAAGTATGGTGTCTTGTTCTGGGCGGTTACCATTATCGATTGCCCTGAGGAGATGAAAGACGTCCGCTTGTCTGTTGGCTCGAATGGTGCTTCCATGTGGTGGCTCAATGGTGAGGAGGCGGTGATGCTCGAAGGCGACCGAAGAATGGTTCGCGATGATGTGGTTTCTAAGAAGCTTACCTTGAAGAAAGGTAGGAATATCCTTCGTGGTGCGGTCATCAATGGCCCTGGCATGAGTGACTTCTGTGTCCGATTCATCGACGGACAAGGCAAGCCTGTCAGAAACCTGTCTATTCACGTGAAGTAG
- a CDS encoding family 43 glycosylhydrolase — protein MKQNNIFFRYFSPVVAQQKLYAAALVALLSSSAYEAEAQVGEPFIHDPSTIALCDGKYYTFGTGEGGLWSEDGWTWQGGAVRPGRGAAPDVLKIGDRYLVAYSATGGGLGGSHRGDVLTMWNKTLDPKSPDFKYTEPVVVASSLDDEDCDAIDAGLLLDPTTGRLWLSYGTYFGFIRLVELDPKTGKRMEGNEPVNIAIDCEATDLIYRNGWYYLLGTHGTCCDGPNSTYNIVVGRSRKITGPYVDNVGREMLQGGGKMVIAANNLKTGPGHFGRYIEEEGVEKMSFHYESDFRQGGRSVLAIRPLLWKNDWPVAGDEFHAGTYEIESERRGYALEIAVDFVRMQRDIEPFWIKPTKPLKNIEPQTLKEVEAEWPKGEVKVRMNDYMFRPHQKWSIMPAGKGGYLGGPYYKICIEGTTRYLTATAQHDVIAKPEFTGEDAQLWRIEQLTDGTYRIMPKAVPGTEEKLALVSLGDCTPGLAPFDFNSDNSKWNFRQQ, from the coding sequence ATGAAACAGAACAATATATTTTTCAGATATTTTAGCCCGGTTGTTGCTCAGCAGAAACTTTATGCCGCTGCTTTGGTTGCCTTGTTGTCTTCCTCTGCTTACGAGGCAGAAGCCCAGGTGGGCGAACCTTTCATTCATGATCCTTCTACCATTGCCCTGTGTGATGGAAAGTATTATACCTTTGGAACGGGTGAAGGCGGACTCTGGTCGGAGGATGGCTGGACCTGGCAGGGTGGTGCTGTTCGTCCCGGCAGAGGAGCGGCTCCTGATGTGTTGAAGATTGGCGACCGTTATCTTGTAGCCTACAGTGCTACGGGCGGTGGATTGGGTGGCAGTCATCGCGGTGATGTCCTGACGATGTGGAACAAAACGCTCGATCCGAAATCGCCTGATTTCAAATATACCGAACCGGTGGTGGTGGCTTCATCCTTAGATGATGAAGACTGTGATGCCATTGATGCGGGCTTGTTGCTCGACCCTACTACCGGCAGACTCTGGCTCAGCTATGGTACCTATTTCGGATTTATCCGTCTGGTAGAACTTGATCCGAAGACAGGTAAGCGGATGGAAGGCAACGAACCCGTCAATATCGCCATCGACTGCGAAGCTACTGATTTGATTTACCGCAACGGCTGGTATTATCTTCTCGGCACTCATGGCACCTGTTGCGATGGTCCTAATTCTACCTACAATATCGTGGTGGGACGTTCGCGAAAGATAACCGGTCCATACGTAGATAATGTGGGCAGAGAGATGTTGCAGGGCGGTGGAAAGATGGTGATTGCAGCCAACAATCTGAAGACGGGTCCCGGTCACTTCGGACGCTATATTGAGGAAGAAGGTGTAGAAAAGATGTCGTTCCACTATGAGTCTGATTTCAGACAGGGTGGACGAAGCGTGTTGGCTATCCGTCCTTTGTTGTGGAAGAACGACTGGCCTGTGGCTGGTGATGAATTTCATGCCGGAACCTACGAGATAGAATCGGAACGAAGAGGCTATGCCCTGGAGATTGCCGTAGATTTCGTGAGAATGCAGCGGGATATCGAACCTTTCTGGATCAAGCCAACCAAGCCTCTGAAGAATATTGAACCTCAGACCTTGAAGGAGGTAGAGGCAGAATGGCCTAAGGGCGAGGTAAAGGTAAGAATGAACGATTATATGTTCCGTCCTCATCAGAAGTGGAGTATCATGCCTGCCGGAAAGGGTGGTTATCTGGGTGGTCCTTATTATAAAATCTGCATAGAAGGCACTACTCGCTATCTTACCGCAACCGCTCAGCATGATGTCATCGCCAAACCTGAGTTTACGGGTGAAGATGCCCAGCTTTGGCGCATCGAACAGCTCACCGATGGCACCTATCGCATCATGCCTAAGGCAGTGCCAGGCACTGAAGAGAAGCTTGCATTGGTTTCACTCGGCGACTGTACCCCAGGCTTGGCTCCCTTCGATTTCAACAGCGATAATTCTAAATGGAATTTCAGGCAACAATAA
- a CDS encoding glycoside hydrolase family 31 protein: MLKNLSLIALLGIAVVGVPSELSAKSVKVAGTQKGVAAKSITRQVAQQNVTIEFYSPSIVRILKSDAGLGAPVQKKSYSVILKPQQMKGVQIQENGDIVKINSSFISVELNQQTGEIRFLSKDGKLLLTDTKTRLEARKDEANKGKYRIEQDFRLADDEAIYGLGQLRDVYMNQRGRQNIVLWNNNTYIAIPYFTSEKGYGLYWDNAGKTYFNDIVASKNNGNQPSCTSFTSEVGTCADYYFMYKDGTQDGVIASIRELTGQATMFPKWAMGFWQCRERYKTSDELAGVLDKYRELKIPTDAIVQDWQYWGCDSNWNAMKFQNPYYINKVGDPAYAKYLPTDMKQMKAQEEPRLKSPEEMVKYVHKNDAHLMISIWASFGPWTEQYRELKKMNALLPFDTWPRNSGVMPYDVFNPKARNLYWKYLTHLYQMGFDAWWTDSTEPDHFEKPGDENYQTFDGSWLGVKNAFPLLHNKSIYEHQRAMKDNTKRSLQMTRSGSLGIQHYGTICWSGDVLASWNEMKNQIPSGLNFSLCGIPFWNTDLGGFFYWEFEQNPKNPAIQELQTRWMQWGTFMPLMRNHCSSPMVSELYEFGKQGDWAYDAMIKAIKLRYRLLPYIYSTAGDCVQNSGSMMRALVMDYAADKKASRLNDEYLFGRNILVKPVTDPLYSWKDKEKKGHTIYPDVRKAAAPVNVYLPKGNKWYDFWSNTQYEGGQDIQRLCPIDIMPVFIKAGTILPFGPEVQYSSEKPWDELEIRVYPGADGTFTLYEDEGDNYNYEKGKFSEIQFVWNEAGRTLSIAPRKGSYKGMLQHRRFHIVLVDANSGAGDQPMQASKSVEYDGKAVKIQL; the protein is encoded by the coding sequence ATGCTAAAGAATTTATCTCTCATTGCCCTTTTGGGCATCGCTGTCGTTGGTGTTCCAAGTGAACTCAGCGCCAAGAGCGTAAAGGTGGCAGGCACCCAGAAAGGTGTGGCTGCCAAGTCTATCACCCGTCAGGTGGCTCAGCAGAATGTAACCATCGAATTCTATTCTCCATCCATCGTCCGCATCTTGAAATCTGATGCCGGACTTGGTGCTCCTGTTCAGAAGAAAAGCTATTCTGTCATCTTGAAACCTCAGCAGATGAAGGGCGTTCAAATACAGGAAAACGGTGATATTGTAAAAATCAATTCTAGTTTTATTTCCGTTGAACTGAATCAGCAGACTGGCGAAATCCGCTTTCTTTCGAAGGATGGAAAGCTGCTGCTTACTGATACGAAGACCCGTCTGGAAGCTCGCAAGGATGAAGCCAACAAGGGCAAGTACCGTATAGAGCAGGACTTCCGTCTTGCTGATGACGAGGCCATCTATGGTCTGGGACAGTTGCGCGATGTTTACATGAATCAGCGTGGTAGACAGAATATCGTACTCTGGAACAATAATACTTATATCGCCATCCCTTATTTCACCAGTGAGAAGGGCTATGGTCTTTACTGGGACAATGCAGGAAAAACCTATTTCAATGATATCGTAGCATCCAAGAATAATGGCAACCAGCCATCATGCACTTCCTTTACCAGTGAAGTGGGAACCTGCGCCGACTACTATTTCATGTATAAGGATGGTACGCAAGATGGAGTCATCGCCAGCATCCGTGAACTCACCGGACAGGCTACCATGTTCCCGAAATGGGCGATGGGCTTCTGGCAATGCCGTGAGCGCTATAAGACCAGTGATGAACTGGCTGGCGTGTTGGACAAGTATCGCGAACTGAAGATTCCTACTGATGCCATCGTGCAGGACTGGCAGTATTGGGGATGCGACTCCAACTGGAATGCGATGAAATTCCAGAATCCATATTATATAAATAAGGTGGGCGACCCAGCCTATGCCAAGTATCTTCCTACCGATATGAAGCAGATGAAGGCACAGGAAGAACCCCGCCTGAAGAGTCCGGAAGAGATGGTGAAGTATGTTCACAAGAACGATGCCCATCTGATGATTTCCATCTGGGCAAGTTTCGGTCCTTGGACAGAGCAGTATCGTGAACTGAAGAAGATGAATGCCCTCCTTCCTTTCGATACCTGGCCAAGAAACAGTGGCGTGATGCCATACGATGTCTTCAATCCAAAGGCGCGCAACCTCTACTGGAAGTATCTTACTCATCTCTACCAGATGGGTTTTGATGCCTGGTGGACCGATTCTACGGAGCCAGACCATTTTGAGAAGCCGGGCGATGAGAACTATCAGACCTTCGATGGTTCATGGTTGGGCGTGAAGAACGCCTTCCCATTGTTGCACAACAAGAGCATCTATGAGCACCAGAGAGCGATGAAGGACAACACAAAGCGTTCGCTCCAGATGACCCGAAGCGGCAGTCTCGGTATTCAGCATTATGGCACCATTTGCTGGAGCGGTGATGTGCTGGCTTCCTGGAACGAGATGAAGAATCAGATTCCATCGGGCTTGAACTTCTCGCTCTGCGGTATCCCATTCTGGAACACCGACCTGGGTGGTTTCTTCTACTGGGAGTTTGAACAGAATCCAAAGAACCCTGCCATTCAGGAACTGCAGACCCGCTGGATGCAGTGGGGAACCTTTATGCCATTGATGCGTAACCACTGTTCTTCGCCGATGGTAAGCGAACTGTATGAATTCGGAAAGCAGGGCGACTGGGCTTATGATGCTATGATTAAGGCCATCAAGCTGCGCTATCGCCTTTTGCCTTATATCTACAGTACGGCTGGCGACTGTGTACAGAATAGCGGAAGCATGATGCGTGCCCTGGTAATGGATTATGCGGCAGACAAGAAGGCTTCCCGCCTGAACGATGAGTATCTCTTCGGCCGCAACATTCTGGTGAAGCCGGTAACCGATCCTTTATACTCCTGGAAGGATAAGGAGAAGAAGGGCCATACCATCTATCCTGATGTAAGGAAGGCAGCTGCGCCTGTGAATGTTTACTTGCCAAAGGGTAATAAATGGTATGATTTCTGGAGCAACACCCAGTATGAGGGCGGTCAGGATATCCAGCGCCTTTGTCCTATCGACATCATGCCTGTATTCATCAAGGCAGGTACCATCCTGCCATTCGGTCCTGAAGTGCAGTATAGTTCAGAGAAGCCTTGGGATGAGTTGGAAATCCGTGTTTATCCTGGTGCTGATGGAACGTTTACGCTCTATGAGGACGAGGGCGACAACTACAACTACGAGAAGGGTAAATTCTCGGAAATCCAGTTTGTTTGGAATGAAGCTGGCAGAACCCTAAGCATCGCTCCACGCAAGGGTAGCTATAAGGGAATGCTCCAGCATCGCAGATTCCATATCGTATTGGTGGATGCCAATAGTGGAGCGGGCGATCAGCCTATGCAGGCAAGCAAGAGTGTGGAATATGACGGAAAGGCTGTAAAGATACAGCTGTAA
- the xyl3A gene encoding xylan 1,4-beta-xylosidase, translating into MNKKVIYAALMFVVTMSSGNASAQQLPYQNPALSAHERAVDLCGRLTLEEKASLMLDDSPAIPRLGIKRFQWWSEALHGVANMGDVTVFPEPIGMAASFNDRMVYRVFDATSDEMRAKWNELQQKGGDVTRFHALSVWTPNVNIFRDPRWGRGQETYGEDPYLTSRMGCAVVRGLQGPEDTKYRKLWACAKHYAIHSGPEWARHTDNITDVTPRDLWETYMPAFKSLVQDAKVREVMCAYQRWDDEPCCGNTRLLQQILRDEWGFKYLVVSDCGAVTDFWENHKVSSNARNAAAKGVLAGTDVECGYNYAYKSVPEAVKYGALTEEEVDKHVIRLLEGRFDLGEIDDNKIVSWSKIPVSVLCSKAHRQLSLDMALQTMTLLQNKNEVLPLNKKVKKIAFIGPNVDNEPMMWGNYNGTPRQTITILDGIRSRLKKNQVVTFNGCDLVNDQVLNSYFDQCSMDGKMGFKGTFWNNRKMEGKPVVITQEKNPVQVTTYGQHSFAPNVKLVGFSAKYETVFRPKQTDKVLLDVAGCGHYEVYLNGEKKAEHSIWRTTESRIEFQAEKGKEYKIEIRYHEMPNYNADMKFNIGHENPIDYQASLKQLKDCETVVFVGGISPQLEGEEMPIEISGFKGGDRTNIELPKVQRNFLKALKEAGKKVVFVNCSGSAIALTPETASCDAILQAWYPGQEGGEAVARVLFGEYNPAGKLPITFYKNSEQLPDFKDYSMKGRTYRYMNDALFPFGYGLSYTSFRIGDATLSKSILKKGEKITLKVPVSNVGKKDGTEVVQVYVKDPADTEGPLKSLKAFERVEVKAGKTAEAVITLDSRNFELFDAATNTVRAKAGKYEVYYGSSSADKDLKKLDVSIEY; encoded by the coding sequence ATGAACAAGAAAGTTATATACGCAGCTTTGATGTTTGTGGTAACTATGTCTTCCGGCAATGCCTCAGCGCAGCAGTTGCCTTATCAGAATCCAGCCCTCTCGGCTCATGAGAGAGCGGTAGATTTATGTGGTCGTCTCACTTTGGAAGAGAAAGCTTCTCTGATGCTGGATGATTCGCCGGCTATTCCGCGATTGGGAATCAAGAGATTCCAGTGGTGGAGCGAGGCACTGCATGGTGTGGCGAACATGGGAGATGTAACCGTCTTTCCAGAACCTATCGGAATGGCAGCTTCGTTTAACGACAGAATGGTGTATAGAGTCTTTGATGCAACATCTGATGAGATGCGTGCCAAATGGAATGAACTGCAGCAGAAGGGAGGAGATGTAACCCGTTTCCATGCCCTCTCGGTCTGGACTCCAAACGTGAATATCTTCCGTGATCCTCGCTGGGGACGTGGACAGGAAACCTATGGTGAGGATCCTTATCTTACCAGTAGGATGGGATGTGCCGTGGTGCGCGGATTGCAGGGACCTGAAGATACGAAATACCGCAAACTCTGGGCTTGTGCCAAGCACTATGCAATTCATAGCGGACCGGAATGGGCTCGCCATACAGACAATATTACCGATGTTACACCGCGCGACCTTTGGGAAACTTATATGCCTGCCTTCAAATCACTGGTGCAGGATGCCAAGGTGCGTGAGGTGATGTGTGCCTATCAGCGTTGGGATGATGAACCATGCTGCGGCAACACCCGCCTTTTGCAGCAGATTCTCAGGGATGAGTGGGGATTCAAGTACCTGGTAGTTTCCGACTGTGGCGCTGTTACTGATTTCTGGGAGAATCATAAGGTTTCGAGCAATGCCAGAAATGCGGCTGCCAAGGGCGTGCTGGCTGGTACAGATGTGGAGTGTGGATATAATTATGCATATAAGTCTGTGCCTGAGGCTGTGAAGTATGGTGCCTTGACTGAAGAAGAAGTTGATAAGCATGTGATTCGTCTGCTCGAAGGTCGTTTCGATTTGGGCGAGATAGATGACAACAAGATTGTATCATGGTCGAAGATTCCAGTATCGGTGCTTTGCAGTAAGGCGCATCGCCAGCTCTCGCTCGATATGGCTCTGCAGACCATGACGCTGCTCCAAAACAAGAATGAGGTATTACCTCTCAATAAAAAAGTAAAGAAGATTGCTTTCATCGGACCGAATGTGGATAACGAACCGATGATGTGGGGAAACTATAATGGTACTCCACGACAGACAATTACCATCCTGGATGGTATCAGGAGTCGTTTGAAGAAAAACCAGGTTGTCACCTTTAATGGATGCGACTTGGTGAACGACCAAGTTTTGAATTCTTACTTCGACCAGTGTAGCATGGATGGCAAGATGGGCTTTAAGGGCACTTTCTGGAACAATCGCAAGATGGAAGGCAAGCCTGTTGTCATCACCCAGGAGAAGAATCCTGTGCAGGTAACGACCTATGGTCAGCACTCCTTCGCTCCTAATGTGAAGCTGGTGGGCTTCTCTGCAAAATATGAAACCGTGTTCCGTCCTAAGCAGACAGACAAGGTGTTGCTCGACGTGGCTGGTTGCGGTCACTACGAGGTTTATCTGAATGGTGAGAAGAAGGCAGAGCATTCTATCTGGCGCACTACCGAGAGTCGTATCGAGTTCCAAGCCGAGAAGGGCAAGGAGTATAAGATAGAGATTCGCTATCACGAGATGCCTAACTATAATGCGGACATGAAGTTCAATATCGGGCATGAGAATCCTATCGACTATCAGGCTTCGCTCAAGCAGTTGAAGGATTGCGAGACAGTAGTCTTCGTAGGTGGCATCTCTCCACAGTTGGAAGGTGAAGAAATGCCTATCGAGATTTCTGGCTTCAAGGGTGGTGACCGCACCAACATCGAATTGCCTAAGGTCCAGCGCAATTTCCTGAAGGCTTTGAAGGAGGCGGGCAAAAAGGTTGTCTTTGTCAACTGTTCGGGTTCGGCTATCGCCTTGACTCCAGAGACAGCGAGTTGCGATGCCATTCTCCAAGCCTGGTATCCTGGTCAGGAAGGTGGAGAGGCAGTGGCTCGTGTACTCTTCGGAGAGTACAATCCTGCCGGCAAGTTGCCTATTACGTTCTATAAGAATTCAGAGCAGTTACCTGATTTCAAGGATTACAGCATGAAGGGCAGAACCTATCGTTATATGAACGATGCGCTCTTCCCATTCGGTTATGGCTTGAGCTACACATCTTTCCGTATTGGCGATGCTACACTTTCCAAATCTATCCTGAAGAAGGGAGAAAAGATTACGCTGAAGGTACCGGTAAGCAATGTAGGAAAGAAGGATGGAACCGAGGTGGTGCAGGTGTATGTGAAGGATCCTGCCGATACCGAAGGACCATTGAAGAGCTTGAAGGCTTTCGAGAGAGTGGAGGTGAAGGCAGGAAAGACTGCTGAGGCTGTCATCACGCTGGATAGCAGAAACTTCGAACTCTTCGATGCTGCAACCAATACCGTCCGTGCCAAGGCAGGAAAGTATGAGGTTTATTACGGCAGCAGTTCGGCTGATAAGGATTTGAAGAAACTGGATGTTTCTATTGAATATTAA
- a CDS encoding ATP-binding protein, whose translation MNTEQQKIEYKSLQKIRTGEKGFKELSTTCVALANAQGGQIMIGVEDKTKKPASNQVISQEEANSAVTRLRGLCFNVGLAVGDVCADETGSQYFAITVFPSLHSYATTSDGKMYIRVADKCEPVRSEDIQRVGEEKGAFQWELVPTRFELEDENKTNLSKFANDIRQSDRVKQHVKQLDDMEIGEQYHLLDGNKMTNLGVLWIGTAKQRSRICYPITVQYIVYDDLENKTNKLEWRDNTRNPKELLEDIMDKAVELTYSYEMPNGLFRKTVRYYNENLIRELLVNSLAHSSRTISNDITIKVYPGYISISNPGGLPLGVTKDNILHTKHRRNPNMIEILTALGLMEGEGSGYDLIYELDAVEAKKQPEIESTFNTVTVYQSAEITDKEVVRLMDYVDHNYQLSQKNKIAFGIIAREKRIAATDLSKILQLSAEERLRSYIDNLDKSNLITKGGVKKGSFFQINTTLLKNAKSNIVTSLKTIEPHVLKALIMEDLRVHPLSKISDIAERIPDIDMKEIRKMLYSMVGKEIEKEGTRFDSKYYIK comes from the coding sequence ATGAATACAGAGCAACAAAAGATAGAATACAAGAGTCTGCAAAAGATTCGAACTGGAGAGAAAGGATTCAAGGAACTCTCTACTACTTGTGTAGCTTTAGCCAATGCGCAAGGAGGACAGATTATGATTGGCGTGGAAGATAAGACAAAGAAACCAGCTTCCAATCAAGTTATATCGCAAGAAGAGGCAAATAGTGCCGTTACAAGATTGCGTGGACTTTGTTTCAATGTTGGTCTTGCAGTAGGCGACGTATGTGCAGACGAAACTGGCAGCCAGTACTTTGCTATCACAGTATTCCCTTCACTCCATTCATATGCCACCACTTCTGATGGCAAAATGTACATCCGTGTCGCAGACAAATGCGAGCCTGTGCGTAGTGAAGATATTCAACGTGTAGGAGAAGAGAAAGGAGCTTTCCAATGGGAACTTGTGCCAACACGATTTGAATTGGAAGATGAGAATAAGACGAATCTCTCTAAATTCGCTAATGATATACGCCAATCTGATAGAGTGAAGCAGCATGTCAAGCAGCTCGATGATATGGAAATTGGCGAACAGTACCATCTTCTTGACGGCAACAAGATGACTAATCTTGGTGTCTTATGGATTGGTACAGCCAAACAGCGTAGCCGTATTTGCTATCCTATCACTGTGCAATATATCGTATATGATGACTTGGAGAACAAAACCAACAAATTGGAATGGCGTGACAATACACGTAATCCGAAAGAACTTTTGGAAGATATTATGGACAAGGCTGTAGAGTTGACCTATAGCTATGAGATGCCTAATGGACTCTTCCGTAAGACAGTACGCTATTATAACGAGAACTTAATCAGAGAGTTGCTTGTTAACAGTTTGGCTCATAGTTCAAGAACCATCTCTAACGACATCACAATCAAGGTATATCCAGGTTATATCAGCATCTCCAATCCTGGTGGTCTCCCTTTGGGTGTAACCAAAGACAACATCCTTCATACTAAGCACAGACGTAATCCGAATATGATTGAGATACTGACTGCACTTGGATTGATGGAAGGTGAGGGCTCTGGCTATGACTTGATTTATGAGTTGGATGCCGTTGAAGCAAAGAAACAACCTGAGATAGAATCAACATTCAACACAGTCACAGTATATCAAAGTGCAGAGATTACGGATAAAGAAGTTGTTCGCCTGATGGATTATGTTGACCATAATTATCAGCTTTCCCAAAAGAACAAAATAGCTTTCGGTATCATAGCCAGAGAGAAACGCATTGCCGCAACTGATTTATCTAAAATCCTCCAGCTATCTGCAGAAGAACGATTGAGAAGCTATATTGATAACTTAGACAAAAGCAATCTGATAACGAAAGGTGGCGTCAAGAAAGGATCATTTTTCCAAATCAATACAACTTTGCTGAAAAATGCAAAATCTAACATTGTTACTAGTTTGAAGACTATAGAACCACATGTTCTTAAGGCACTAATTATGGAAGATCTCCGTGTGCATCCTTTGAGTAAAATATCTGATATAGCAGAGCGCATTCCTGATATAGATATGAAAGAGATTCGAAAGATGCTCTATTCTATGGTTGGGAAGGAGATAGAAAAAGAGGGCACTCGATTTGATAGTAAATATTATATAAAGTAA
- a CDS encoding PD-(D/E)XK nuclease domain-containing protein: MYWTNNQRLSFFSILFLLLYFIKEILSLGIRTAITMETKDTIYVIELKFNKSAQEALDQINNKHYADAFALKGKTVEKIGMNFMIDEDKTIVLDWVK; the protein is encoded by the coding sequence ATGTATTGGACTAATAATCAGCGACTTTCTTTTTTCAGTATTCTTTTTCTACTCCTATATTTCATAAAAGAGATTTTAAGTCTCGGTATAAGAACAGCCATTACGATGGAAACAAAGGATACCATCTATGTGATAGAACTGAAATTTAATAAGTCGGCACAAGAGGCTCTTGACCAAATCAACAACAAGCATTATGCTGATGCTTTTGCCCTAAAAGGCAAAACCGTGGAAAAGATTGGTATGAACTTTATGATTGATGAAGATAAGACGATTGTATTGGATTGGGTAAAATAG